The DNA window TATAGCATATTTTGGGCTTTTACTTCAGTTAACTAACGTTTCTTTAACTCCACTATTCTGATCTCCTCTACAGCTGCAAaaacttttctgtgattttatgtcATGTTAAACACAAGTTTGCTTAAAATTCTTTTATACTGTAATATGTTAAATTTCCTCTACTCTCAGTTGTtcataatattaaataatttctcccATGGGAGTGTCTGCGAATGAAACTGCAAATCTGAGTGttccttttgttgtttcttcAGCATGCTGCCTGAACATTAAGTTTCTAAACCTGCAGACCTGTGCacttttgctaaatgtgtggTTAGTTTGACTGtgtttaaggaaaatattaatatttttaaatgtaagtgtGGACATGCGTGTGGGATATGGtgggtttttggtgttttcttgTGTATGTGATTGAGATTTTGAATAGCGGTCTCTAAATCGCATTCAAAATTTAAATCTCTGTCCATCAGCATTTTTGGTAGGAATATCTCCTGCCAATGTTTGCTAACTAACTGCAGTTCACCAAAATTCAGCATTGAAAATGAAACCTCTATTCTTTTTGTACGTTACACAAAGATAATGCTCTCCTGTTACTACAGGTCTCTGATAGATCTTCCTCCTTTTACAAAAAGAAGACTGATGCTGATGTGGTCATCTGTTCATAGCATGAATATTCAACTGAAGAGCAGCAATGTATTACACAAAGACTGTTCATACCTTTTTcctatctttttaaaagttattttctagTTCATGACATGACACTTTCAGCCTATTGCCCAAAATGTTGACAAATGATGCAGATGAAACACTAGACACTGCTTGGAAGTGGTCCTGCACTGTCAAGGAAATTATCCTTAATTCATGTAATAACTAGCTTAAAGCTATGCCCTCATGTTTCCTATTTGTGCTGTCATTTATTTCACCAAGTGAAAATGGAATGagggaaaacaaatatgaaagtAAGGTACTTGTAGAGGTaaatgggagaaggaaaggaagcaggCCAGACTTCAGAGTTTGTCATCCTCTTGGAATTATTTTCACGTATCTTTCTTtcctggaagatttttttctcaattacaTGGatgaattttggttttttatctGCTTGATTTCATACTGATATTAGCATGATTCTATAGGCTTTTATGCCAAGTTCTCATAGTCTGCTCTTTAATATCCTGTTCCTTTTGAACTTCTATAAGTTGCTGTCTCCTCACagtagaaaacaaaccaaagcactttctgtatttcaatgATCTTATAAAGTGCTTTCAGTGTGGGTgaaaaaatgctaattaaatgACACAAGATCATAAAAGGATAGTGTGTCTTCCCTCCCTTGCCCCAGCAATTTGAGTTTCCACTGCTTGTATTTGGTGGCTTAGGGCTTAACTAAGTCAGAAATGTTGGGATATTAGCAATGTCTTAATATTTGGTGCTTAAACCACCTTTAAAGATTCCTATTTTTGTCTGTTCTGAAAAGTCAATGACTGTTTCCAGGCTTATGTTCTAAAATACCAGTTCTAGAGGCCAGTAACATACACCAGTAAAAGGTGCTGATTCAAACTTTGAAAGTCTTGCAATGTTGATGTGAACTACTATGGTTTCTGACAACAGCCCTCATGCTGGCATTATGCATAACATCTTTTATATGGTTAGTCTGTGTTGTGTATAGAAAGCAGTAGCCTAACTGGTTAGGGTGGAGAAACTCTGCCATGTATGAATGGCAAAAAAGTAAGTCTGTATTCTTACACATATTATTTAAATGGGTGCATTAGCCACTTGTAActtttctacaaaaatatatagtagctcttaaaagcttttatacttaagtttaaaaaaacctttctgtgTACATGGTGAGAGGATGTATAGTAAATCCACCAGTTTCTTTAAAGTGTGAAGCTTCAGAACACTGTTTAACAGAGCTCAGCAAAAGCTTAAAGCTTCTttacaaaatagcatttaaatgtTAAGCAGGTAAGAATGCACTGTTCACTGTGTAACTACAGGTCAAATTTGATTCCCTCCAGGGACTGCAGTGACTTCATGATTAATCccctcatttttctttagacAAAAGGCATTTTCTCCTTAATTTGTCTATTACCAGAGCTTCTGCTAGTTCTTGAGGACTGGTTGGATGAACCAATAACACGGtgctaataaaaaaaacttGGTCCTATTGGAACGAGAGGGAGTTTTGTCACTGATTTCAGCACTAATGAGACTCTAGTTGCTGTGTTGCTTATTTGAACTGTTTTTCCTTGGATGAGATTTGGCAGATAGACTAGCTAACAGGATGTATGTTTTAATTTGCCTCACTTGTTGTGTACTACACATTTTAATCACTCATTCTAACCATCTCCTTGATCGTAATTTATCTTTGTGTTCATGTATAAGCACTGTTTCTACGAAGatgaatgaaaatacttttgtcATGGCTGGTAGCTTGATAGACTTACACAAGGCTTTCTCACTAATCTGAGGGTATTTTGGTGACTACTTTTatcatttgtttcagaaataacacTGGTATCTTCATTTACAAAGTCAAAGCGCCAAGCAGAGGATGTCAGACAGTCATTCAATAATGTTCaatattcttaaaagaaatagatTAACATCTCCCAGCAGCAATTTTAAATACTCCAATTTTAGAGACACATGTTGCACTTCAGTATTTCTGGACAGCAGATGCAATGAGTCAGCAAAAGATCCTGATGTGGAACATAAAGAAGCACTGAGTGTAACAAGTTTATCATTGCTACAAGAGCCTTCTGAGCACATTCATCCAAATGCCCTCTTTCCTGTGTCATCATctattgaaaatgaaatgaattctATCTCCTtatcagaaagaagagaaacaaatagAAGTGCAGACTTTTTTGAAACTCCTAAAGTGAGTAGAAAAGGCTCCTCACTACGCAGGAGGCTGCTTTTATCTAAGACTGTtccagctggcacagctgtAGGATGCTGTGAAAGACAAGCTAGTTCttcaggaagcagcaggaaaaaaatattctcttgtCTTTTgagctctgaagaaaaaatttcaCAAACTGCTTCAGATTCTCCAAAAGATCAAAGTTACAAACCTCTGACAACTAGCACCTCAAACACTGAGGACTCTAATCCCGATTGCCCAAAACGAAGACTTTCCTTTTCACAACAAAGGACTTCCACGCTAGATGAGTCCAAATGTAAGGACCACTTATTGCTAGAACCAGAATGTTTATCTCCAATTCAGTGTAAGGATGTGATTGTTAGTAACACTAATGAATTCAATGAAAGTGTCCTTATGAGTGTTAGTGATGGGTTGCTTAGGACTCCTACTTACACTGTGTTACCTGAGGCCAATGAGGGTAAGTTCCTGACTTCTATCAACAGTCTTATAGAGAACTTTAACTTTGAAATATGTGATATAAACTCCCCCCCTGTTAAACTGGCAAGTTATCCAGCTCTTTCAACACCTGAGGACAGTGGATATAATTCACTTCATTTGGACAAATCGGGAGATTCATTGTCCGATCATGAGGGATCTTTCCAAGAGTTCTTCCAAAAACGTAAAGAAGGTTCCAAAATTCTGGATAgtaaaagaaagacaagaaaacttGAACGAGTTAGAAGGTTATCCACTCTTCGGGAACAAGGCTCACAGTCAGAGACAGAAGATCATCATGGCAGTCCTACTTCAGCATGTATgttaacagaagaaagaaactttgTCAGTGAAGATGATGCATTAGTTCTAGAAGAACAGCCTAGTGCAGACCTAGTTGTAAGTCACGGAGATCTCTCAAGAACTCCAGCTCTGAAAATAGTTCATGAAATTTGCTTGCAAAGACAAAGATCAGACCAAAATCAAATATCAAAGAATATTGatggaacagaaatatttgcattagaGCATGTTCTTGCTGGACTTATTGGCAAGAAAATGGGCCTtgaaaaattagatattttaacagaattaaaatacagaaatttaaaacatgTTCTTGCTATAGTTTTAGATGCTTTGACAGTGGAAACTCTATGCAGGTAAgtactactattttttttccagaaaagatgaaaatatgtgtttctgcaaataaattaaaataaattctggaaTAGCAGGTGTTGTCAATagaatttgtttgtttctggggaaattaacatttttctttctgtatatatattatatatatattctgtaaatatattatatatgggaattaaaaaaaccccaacacaacaAACTCAAACCAAACAAGGGAATTAGTAAATCTAAAACTAAATCACAGTActtgcaaactttaaaaaatattaaaaatttctttaagcctagaaagtaatttattctCATTACAAGTTCTCCAACAATGCATGGTACTCAAAACACactttctagatttttttttttgtatttaatttcctcaGTTATTTCTAAGCACAAAGATGCTCGaagtattttccttcattaataAT is part of the Balearica regulorum gibbericeps isolate bBalReg1 chromosome 2, bBalReg1.pri, whole genome shotgun sequence genome and encodes:
- the FBXO43 gene encoding F-box only protein 43, with the protein product MSDSHSIMFNILKRNRLTSPSSNFKYSNFRDTCCTSVFLDSRCNESAKDPDVEHKEALSVTSLSLLQEPSEHIHPNALFPVSSSIENEMNSISLSERRETNRSADFFETPKVSRKGSSLRRRLLLSKTVPAGTAVGCCERQASSSGSSRKKIFSCLLSSEEKISQTASDSPKDQSYKPLTTSTSNTEDSNPDCPKRRLSFSQQRTSTLDESKCKDHLLLEPECLSPIQCKDVIVSNTNEFNESVLMSVSDGLLRTPTYTVLPEANEGKFLTSINSLIENFNFEICDINSPPVKLASYPALSTPEDSGYNSLHLDKSGDSLSDHEGSFQEFFQKRKEGSKILDSKRKTRKLERVRRLSTLREQGSQSETEDHHGSPTSACMLTEERNFVSEDDALVLEEQPSADLVVSHGDLSRTPALKIVHEICLQRQRSDQNQISKNIDGTEIFALEHVLAGLIGKKMGLEKLDILTELKYRNLKHVLAIVLDALTVETLCSIWKVSKNWREIIVQDKSADKRRKLYIKHLKEEAGEYFLKAEDAATRLNVLNRSALRPVQAQARTVVQTPPSHAELTPRRCSSVPHSTSRQEEYIKVAKTLFTDEALKPCPRCQYPAKYQLVKKRGICSREACAFEFCILCLHAFHGSKECNSLSAKRKNKKDAPPGSAQSKRNLKRL